The genomic window CCGGAGACCGGATCGCGACGTCGATCCTGCTCGGACTCGGTCTCGTCGGCCTGATCTACACGATGCCGGGCATGCTGGACCTTCCCGGGCAGATTCGGCCGTTTCTCGTGCAGATGGGAGTGTCGGGGTACTCTTCCGACGGCCTCGCGAGTGCCATGGGCATCCTGGCGCTCGGTATTCAGATCGCGCTCTGGATGGGTGCCGTCATCCTGTCCCGCCGCTCGCTCCGCGCCGGCCGCATCACCTTCTGGATCCCGATCGTCGCCGGCGTCGTGGCGAACGTGGTCTTCATTCTCTGCCTCTCGGTGGCACTCGGGGCCGACCCCGCCGTCTTCGAGTACGTCCGCTCGCAGCAGCCGTAGTCATCCACACACGAAGAACGGGCCCGGCAGCGATGCCGGGCCCGTTCTGTTCGTGCAGGTGACTAGGAGGTGCTGGTGCCGTACGAGCCGAGCTGCTTCGTCGACTCCACGACGCGAGCGGCCATCGCCGACTCGGCGACCTTGCCCCAGGCGCGGGGGTCGTAGAGCTTCTTGTTGCCGACCTCGCCGTCGAGCTTCAGCACGCCCTCGTAGTTCGAGAGCATGTAGCCGGCGATCGAGCGGGTGAACGCGTACTGCGTGTCGGTGTCGATGTTCATCTTGACGACACCGTTCGCGACGGCCTCGGCGATCTCGGCGTCGGTGGAACCCGACCCACCGTGGAACACGAGGTCGAGCGGCTTGGGGCCGTGGCCGTACTTGGCGGTGAGGCCGTCCTGGATGGTCTTCAGCAGCTCGGGCTGGAGCTTGACGTTGCCGGGCTTGTAGACGCCGTGCACGTTGCCGAAGGTGAGGGCGGCCATGTAGCGACCCTGCTCGCCGAGGCCGAGCGCCTCGACGGTCGCGATGGCGTCGTCGAGGGTGGTGTACAGGTGCTCGTTGATGTCGTGGCTGACGCCGTCCTCTTCGCCGCCGACGACGCCGATCTCGACCTCGAGGATGGCGTTGATGGCCTTGGTGCGCTTCAGCATCTCGGTCGCGATCTCGAGGTTCTCCGTGAGCGGGACCGCCGAGCCGTCCCACATGTGGGACTGGAAGATCGGGTTGCGACCGGCCTTGACCTCTTCTTCGGAGGCGGCGATGAGCGGCATGACGAAGCCGTCGAGCGCGTCCTTCGGGCAGTGGTCGGTGTGGAGCGCGACGGTGACGGGGTAGTTCTTGGCGACCTCGGTGGCGAACTTCGCGAAGGCGATCGCGCCGGCGGCGCGGTTCTTCACGGTGTGGCCGGCGAAGTAGTCGGCGCCGCCCGTGGTGACCTGGATGATGCCGTCGGAACCGGCCTCGGTGAGGCCCTGGAGGACGGAGTTGATGGTCTGGCTGCTCGAGACGTTGAACGCCGGGTACGCGAACCCGT from Plantibacter flavus includes these protein-coding regions:
- a CDS encoding DUF6264 family protein codes for the protein MSESRPRPQFGEYASPEEQRARIAEPIDEQRAEELGIAPVVPVERQPRQQQEPTLREQTREQAHEPGVMQPGAPAVAARRPVAGDRIATSILLGLGLVGLIYTMPGMLDLPGQIRPFLVQMGVSGYSSDGLASAMGILALGIQIALWMGAVILSRRSLRAGRITFWIPIVAGVVANVVFILCLSVALGADPAVFEYVRSQQP
- the fbaA gene encoding class II fructose-bisphosphate aldolase, producing MPVATPEQYAAMLDKAKSNGFAYPAFNVSSSQTINSVLQGLTEAGSDGIIQVTTGGADYFAGHTVKNRAAGAIAFAKFATEVAKNYPVTVALHTDHCPKDALDGFVMPLIAASEEEVKAGRNPIFQSHMWDGSAVPLTENLEIATEMLKRTKAINAILEVEIGVVGGEEDGVSHDINEHLYTTLDDAIATVEALGLGEQGRYMAALTFGNVHGVYKPGNVKLQPELLKTIQDGLTAKYGHGPKPLDLVFHGGSGSTDAEIAEAVANGVVKMNIDTDTQYAFTRSIAGYMLSNYEGVLKLDGEVGNKKLYDPRAWGKVAESAMAARVVESTKQLGSYGTSTS